A DNA window from Helianthus annuus cultivar XRQ/B chromosome 15, HanXRQr2.0-SUNRISE, whole genome shotgun sequence contains the following coding sequences:
- the LOC110866736 gene encoding uncharacterized protein LOC110866736, with amino-acid sequence MAGSDKINSHPMENNDNTRMNLTGAELKALVDDAVKKALERQYEEYSGTRSRTLSIPHSKPPSKKDEPKKEDDERHSSNNHSDPSQQIILNQGPHDKGFSYKYFVSFRGMAAKASENGKRKREDENSRRSDRKSSGLKRDSQQSVEKTKCETCRKYHLGKCRFESQPLPCGICKSQEHKTLDCEKLKDATCYGCNERGHVKTNCPKNQKKPEEAKRTNA; translated from the exons ATGGCTGGCTCAGATAAAATTAATAGCCACCCAATGGAGAACAATGATAACACCCGAATGAATTTAACGGGTGCTGAACTAAAAGCGTTGGTAGACGACGCAGTTAAGAAGGCCTTAGAGCGGCAGTACGAAGAGTATAGTGGGACTCGTAGTAGGACCCTATCTATACCACATTCGAAGCCTCCTTCCAAGAAGGATGAACCCAAGAAGGAAGATGACGAGCGTCACTCTTCTAATAATCACAGCGATCCGTCTCAACAGATCATACTGAATCAAGGACCCCATGATAAGGGTTTctcctacaagtactttgtttcat TCAGAGGCATGGCTGCCAAGGCCTCTGAAAATGGAAAGAGAAAAAGGGAGGATGAGAATTCTCGTCGCTCCGATAGGAAGAGTTCCGGGTTAAAAAGAGACAGTCAGCAGTCGGTTGAGAAGACCAAGTgcgaaacctgtaggaaataccacctcgggaaatgcagattcGAATCTCAGCCCCtaccttgtgggatttgcaaatcacAGGAACATAAAACCCTGGATTGCGAAAAGctaaaagatgcaacctgttacGGTTGTAACGAGAGGGGGCAtgtcaagaccaactgccctaagAATCAGAAGAAACCCGAAGAAGCCAAAAGAACAAACGCATGA